A part of Tachyglossus aculeatus isolate mTacAcu1 chromosome X3, mTacAcu1.pri, whole genome shotgun sequence genomic DNA contains:
- the BASP1 gene encoding brain acid soluble protein 1, which yields MGGKLSKKKKGYNVNDEKAKDKDKKAEGAGAEEEETPKENEETQAAKETAEVKENNKGEKSDKDPQVTANKTEDKEGEKDAAAGKEEAPKAEPEKLESVADAKLEPPKNTEPEPTVATAAATTTSEAPKVSEPSTEAKMSQPTEVTATSKVDDKSKEEGEAKKTEAPEAPAAQETTAEVAQASDSKPSSSEAATSSKETPAVSEAPSSTPKTQAPPASQPDEVKPSEAPVVNSDQTVAVKE from the coding sequence ATGGGAGGCAAACTCAGCAAGAAGAAGAAGGGTTACAATGTGAATGATGAGAAAGCGAAGGACAAAGATAAGAAGGCCGAAGGGGCCGGTGCCGAAGAAGAAGAAACTCCCAAAGAGAACGAGGAGACCCAGGCTGCCAAGGAGACCGCCGAAGTGAAGGAGAACAACAAGGGTGAGAAGAGTGACAAAGACCCCCAGGTTACTGCCAACAAGACCGAAgacaaggaaggggagaaggacgcAGCAGCCGGCAAGGAAGAAGCTCCGAAAGCTGAGCCGGAGAAGCTAGAGTCCGTCGCCGATGCAAAACTGGAGCCGCCGAAGAACACGGAGCCTGAACCGACCGTGGCTACTGCTGCGGCCACCACCACCAGCGAAGCTCCTAAGGTTTCTGAGCCCAGCACCGAGGCTAAAATGTCCCAGCCTACGGAAGTCACAGCAACTAGTAAAGTAGATGACAAGagcaaagaggaaggggaagccaaAAAGACTGAGGCTCCGGAGGCACCAGCAGCCCAAGAAACTACAGCTGAGGTGGCTCAAGCTTCAGACTCAAAACCTAGCAGCAGCGAAGCTGCAACTTCGTCCAAGGAGACCCCAGCAGTGTCGGAAGCACCTAGTTCTACACCTAAGACCCAGgccccccctgcctctcagccagATGAAGTTAAACCATCTGAGGCCCCGGTGGTGAATTCGGATCAGACCGTAGCAGTGAAAGAGTAA